In the genome of Persephonella sp. KM09-Lau-8, one region contains:
- a CDS encoding HAMP domain-containing sensor histidine kinase encodes MKLDQFLKARLKITLLISAISTFILAAFAGSIYYFYKEQILYEISDELKSIAFEVSKVVENPLRDFSIVKNVNIPEDTYLCVYNYDAKMVFYKNKLCEIKNFFSGFQVIGYDVVFGTSIEKNGNLYYIYVGKNLSRILASIDKLKLILIYVTFVISTIILVFSFLISKKILSPIKETVEKQERFTQNVSHDLRTPLTVISSNLYLIKQKNFKNIEKNIENIARTVEYMKSIVADLLFISQIGEKEKKTVNINELLKKQLHLLSPKIEEKNIGVIFKEEDQITIEANQADMEKLFSNLLENAIKYNCENGEIIITIKKKQVSIKNTGKLIKKENLDKIFERFYREDESRTSEGSGLGLAIVKEIADFYKLKIKVKVEGVHNEFIIRF; translated from the coding sequence ATGAAACTTGACCAGTTTCTTAAAGCAAGATTAAAAATAACCCTTCTTATTTCAGCAATATCAACCTTTATCCTCGCTGCTTTTGCAGGAAGTATTTACTATTTTTACAAGGAACAGATTTTATATGAAATATCAGATGAACTTAAAAGTATTGCCTTTGAAGTTTCCAAAGTGGTTGAGAACCCATTAAGAGATTTTTCTATAGTAAAAAATGTAAATATCCCAGAAGATACTTATCTGTGTGTTTACAACTACGATGCAAAAATGGTTTTTTACAAAAATAAACTATGTGAAATTAAAAATTTCTTTTCAGGTTTTCAGGTAATCGGATATGATGTCGTCTTTGGAACCTCAATAGAAAAAAATGGAAATCTCTATTATATATATGTCGGGAAAAATCTCAGCAGAATACTGGCAAGTATAGATAAACTAAAGCTTATCTTAATTTATGTAACATTTGTTATATCAACGATAATCCTTGTTTTTTCATTTTTAATCTCAAAAAAGATACTGTCTCCTATTAAAGAAACTGTAGAAAAACAAGAAAGATTTACACAAAACGTATCCCATGATCTTAGGACACCGCTAACAGTAATTTCATCAAATCTATATCTGATAAAACAGAAAAACTTTAAAAATATTGAAAAAAATATTGAGAATATAGCACGAACAGTAGAATATATGAAAAGCATTGTTGCAGATTTACTGTTTATAAGTCAGATAGGAGAGAAAGAGAAAAAAACTGTAAATATAAATGAATTATTGAAAAAACAGCTTCATCTTCTCTCTCCAAAGATAGAAGAAAAAAATATAGGTGTGATATTTAAAGAAGAAGACCAGATAACCATAGAAGCAAATCAGGCAGACATGGAAAAGTTATTTTCTAATCTCCTTGAGAATGCCATTAAATATAACTGTGAAAATGGAGAAATAATAATAACAATAAAGAAAAAGCAGGTATCTATCAAAAATACAGGAAAATTAATTAAAAAAGAAAATCTGGACAAGATATTCGAAAGATTTTACAGAGAAGATGAATCCAGAACATCTGAGGGCTCAGGTCTTGGTCTTGCTATAGTAAAAGAGATAGCAGACTTTTATAAACTCAAAATTAAGGTCAAGGTAGAAGGGGTTCATAACGAATTTATAATTAGATTCTAA
- a CDS encoding response regulator transcription factor: MKILIVEDNEELNNTLKEILEINDYIVDSVFDGEQALEFANLYEYDLIILDIMLPKIDGYKVCQILREKGNNTPVLMLTAKDTLQDKVKGLDIGADDYLVKPFEIEELLARVRALIRRVSTEKNKIVQLGDIKIDLEKREVYRDGKSLVITPKLFCILEQLIRNRGKIVTYESLMNKCWDITDYPSKETVRANIKLLRKILQDKDIIQNISGVGYKIE; the protein is encoded by the coding sequence ATGAAGATACTGATAGTAGAGGATAACGAAGAGCTTAATAATACGCTGAAAGAAATACTGGAAATAAATGATTATATTGTTGACTCTGTATTTGATGGAGAGCAGGCTTTAGAGTTTGCTAACCTGTATGAGTATGATCTTATCATCCTTGATATTATGCTACCTAAGATTGATGGTTATAAGGTCTGTCAGATTTTAAGGGAAAAGGGAAATAACACCCCTGTTTTAATGTTAACGGCGAAAGATACCTTACAGGACAAAGTAAAAGGTCTTGATATAGGAGCAGACGATTATCTGGTAAAACCTTTTGAGATAGAGGAACTTCTTGCAAGAGTCAGGGCATTAATAAGACGGGTATCCACCGAAAAAAATAAGATAGTTCAGCTGGGAGATATAAAAATAGACCTTGAAAAAAGAGAAGTTTACAGAGATGGAAAAAGTCTTGTAATAACTCCTAAGCTTTTCTGTATCCTTGAACAACTAATCAGAAACCGAGGAAAAATCGTTACTTATGAAAGCCTTATGAACAAATGCTGGGATATAACAGATTATCCATCTAAGGAAACGGTCAGGGCAAATATAAAACTCCTGAGAAAAATACTTCAGGACAAAGATATCATCCAGAATATCTCCGGCGTAGGATATAAAATAGAATGA
- the thpR gene encoding RNA 2',3'-cyclic phosphodiesterase translates to MKRIFIGSFVKIPNFKYEKIKKDFGGIIAGRWIPEKNFHITYTFIGNSSDKEISNIKQVLSPVLNKEIEVDIQFSGLGAFPNIYNPRVFFVKVKDNNGGLTSLNSFISEKLAVLGYKSDKNFVPHITLKRIKHVKKQQFLNTMKRYSDIDFGSQAYIEVNIIESILTPEGAIYKKLD, encoded by the coding sequence TTGAAAAGGATATTTATTGGTTCATTCGTTAAAATACCAAATTTTAAGTATGAAAAAATAAAAAAAGACTTTGGTGGAATAATCGCAGGGAGATGGATTCCAGAAAAAAACTTCCATATAACATACACATTCATCGGAAATTCTTCAGATAAAGAAATTAGTAATATAAAGCAGGTTTTATCTCCTGTTCTGAATAAAGAAATAGAGGTTGATATTCAGTTTTCAGGTCTTGGAGCATTCCCAAATATTTATAATCCACGGGTATTTTTTGTAAAAGTCAAAGATAACAATGGAGGATTAACCAGTTTAAACTCATTTATTTCTGAAAAACTTGCAGTTCTGGGATATAAATCAGATAAAAATTTTGTGCCGCATATTACTTTAAAAAGAATAAAGCATGTAAAAAAACAGCAGTTTTTAAACACAATGAAAAGGTATTCTGATATAGATTTTGGCAGTCAGGCCTATATTGAAGTAAATATTATTGAGAGTATTCTAACACCTGAAGGCGCCATTTATAAAAAACTGGATTAA
- a CDS encoding ATP-binding protein has translation MEYFEKILESIEDPLIVVSKKGDIIYANQAGHFLKSQIGKSKLNQLFSELLSMEAIKTGRSVKGIFKEINNNKFLIDVFPFENKGITLLVRDITRFVELEEVARKEGLIITISKLLSSIFHDMKGPVGGIKGAAQLLKEDINDKELVEDILYEIKRIESLINEITNITKPVPLRKREINIHKLIDEAIKSLEKQYPEVKFERLYDPSIPDLFVDPDYMLRVLINIIKNGIEATDKKGTIRISTGISWDKVYSPAGNKIFIKIKDSGSGVPEDMIDKLFLPFVSTKKTGMGIGLSSSYKIVKDHGGVLRYIGDSTFEILLPISDRGKK, from the coding sequence ATGGAATATTTTGAGAAGATATTAGAGAGTATAGAAGACCCATTAATTGTTGTTTCTAAAAAAGGAGATATCATCTACGCAAATCAGGCAGGTCATTTTCTAAAATCCCAGATAGGAAAATCTAAGCTCAATCAATTATTCTCTGAACTATTATCTATGGAAGCAATTAAAACAGGTCGTTCCGTAAAGGGAATTTTTAAAGAGATTAACAATAACAAATTTTTGATAGATGTCTTTCCTTTTGAAAACAAAGGAATAACACTGCTTGTAAGGGATATAACCAGATTTGTTGAACTTGAAGAAGTGGCCAGAAAAGAAGGACTGATAATAACCATTTCAAAACTGTTATCCTCTATATTCCATGATATGAAAGGTCCTGTTGGAGGAATAAAAGGAGCAGCCCAGCTTCTCAAAGAGGATATAAATGACAAAGAGCTTGTGGAGGATATACTATACGAAATCAAAAGAATAGAAAGTCTGATTAATGAAATCACCAACATAACAAAACCTGTTCCCCTTAGAAAAAGAGAGATAAATATTCACAAATTAATTGATGAAGCTATAAAATCTCTGGAAAAACAATATCCAGAAGTAAAATTTGAAAGGCTGTATGACCCGAGTATCCCTGACCTTTTTGTTGACCCTGATTATATGCTAAGGGTGCTTATAAACATAATAAAAAATGGTATTGAAGCTACAGACAAGAAAGGAACAATTAGAATATCTACAGGAATATCATGGGACAAGGTTTACTCACCTGCAGGAAATAAGATTTTTATCAAAATAAAAGATAGCGGTTCCGGAGTTCCAGAAGATATGATAGATAAACTCTTTCTTCCATTTGTCTCAACCAAAAAAACAGGAATGGGTATCGGATTATCATCCTCTTACAAGATAGTAAAAGACCACGGAGGTGTTTTAAGATATATAGGTGATTCAACATTTGAAATACTGCTTCCCATATCAGATAGAGGTAAGAAATGA
- a CDS encoding tetratricopeptide repeat protein, producing the protein MRKILFLLIIVSGVALFSCAPKTSNVSETPQIQNATYYYKLGISYLQAGNNAQAIYYLRKAYKISPNDPDILNALGIAYSNVGEFQKAEEFLKKALEVAPDRAETYTNLGTILAKEKKYKEAISYFHKAIENPNYMKKDLAYYNIAMIYKEMGDKKKEEENLKKAIAYNAYILPAYIALGNLYIQEKRYKEALNVFLSAVDKGASDARIYLGLGKSYYYLNHPEKARVYLIKAKKLAENNELLKLEIEKYLNLIDKKTAKRRNIFNINQEGNVTPSAQAQQNTENVNPYTGGQAIAKYTPETQEKPQIVKPKIRFYVLVGRYSNKKAAISIAEKLKAKGYNPEIKRDIIDGKAIYSVIIGYFKEYREASRFYRKNLRPLGIRGIVKFTRK; encoded by the coding sequence ATGAGAAAGATATTATTTTTGCTGATAATAGTTTCAGGAGTTGCATTGTTTTCATGTGCACCCAAAACCTCTAATGTCTCAGAAACACCGCAGATTCAAAATGCCACATACTACTATAAACTTGGAATTTCCTACTTGCAGGCAGGAAACAATGCACAGGCTATTTATTATCTGAGAAAAGCTTATAAAATCTCTCCAAATGACCCTGACATACTTAATGCACTGGGCATAGCCTATAGCAATGTAGGAGAGTTCCAGAAGGCTGAAGAATTCTTAAAAAAAGCACTTGAAGTAGCACCTGATAGAGCAGAAACATACACAAATCTGGGAACTATCCTTGCAAAAGAAAAGAAATACAAAGAAGCTATCAGCTATTTCCATAAAGCAATAGAAAACCCAAACTATATGAAAAAAGACCTTGCTTATTACAACATAGCAATGATTTATAAAGAAATGGGAGATAAGAAAAAGGAAGAAGAAAATCTAAAAAAAGCCATTGCCTATAATGCCTATATATTACCTGCATATATTGCCCTTGGAAATCTTTATATTCAGGAAAAAAGATATAAAGAAGCATTAAATGTATTTCTTTCGGCCGTTGATAAAGGTGCATCAGATGCCAGAATTTATCTTGGACTTGGAAAGTCATACTATTACTTAAATCATCCTGAAAAAGCAAGAGTTTATCTAATCAAAGCCAAAAAACTTGCTGAAAATAATGAACTACTTAAGCTTGAGATAGAAAAATATCTTAATCTGATTGACAAAAAAACAGCCAAAAGAAGAAATATATTTAATATTAATCAGGAAGGTAATGTAACTCCTTCAGCTCAAGCTCAACAAAATACAGAAAATGTAAATCCATATACAGGTGGACAGGCGATAGCAAAATATACCCCTGAAACCCAAGAAAAGCCTCAAATAGTAAAACCCAAAATAAGATTTTATGTGCTTGTTGGCAGATACTCTAACAAAAAAGCAGCCATATCCATTGCAGAAAAACTTAAAGCAAAAGGTTACAACCCAGAGATAAAAAGGGATATAATAGATGGTAAAGCCATCTATTCTGTTATAATAGGGTATTTCAAAGAGTATAGAGAAGCCTCAAGATTTTATAGAAAAAATTTAAGACCTCTTGGAATAAGGGGTATTGTTAAATTTACGAGGAAATAA
- a CDS encoding DUF501 domain-containing protein yields MKVAKQFPVVFDEEKGIYIPQPTRFWILDKKLHSAISRLEEKGFIKYWEEKVSKDEELFNFFVKLHLKEIHEREKLISNKKYPEYVVHKLLSTGIGGIQDYNKKPFKVKCLHLWTAYHLGDEKFKNPIGEFVIERL; encoded by the coding sequence ATGAAAGTGGCAAAACAATTTCCAGTGGTTTTTGATGAAGAAAAAGGAATTTATATCCCCCAGCCTACAAGGTTCTGGATTTTAGATAAAAAACTACATTCAGCTATATCCAGACTGGAAGAGAAAGGCTTTATTAAATACTGGGAAGAAAAAGTTTCAAAAGATGAAGAGCTATTTAATTTTTTTGTAAAACTTCACCTTAAAGAAATTCACGAAAGGGAAAAACTTATCTCAAACAAAAAATACCCTGAATATGTGGTTCACAAACTACTTTCAACAGGGATAGGTGGTATTCAGGATTACAATAAAAAACCTTTTAAGGTTAAATGTTTGCATCTCTGGACGGCATATCATCTGGGGGATGAAAAATTCAAAAATCCCATCGGCGAATTCGTCATAGAAAGGTTGTAA
- the thiC gene encoding phosphomethylpyrimidine synthase ThiC, translated as MSKYRVKRSTTYGKTQMDYAREGVITPEMEYVAQREQLPVELVRDEVARGRMVIPANINHYSLEPMAIGIAAKCKVNANIGNSAVVSDVEGELEKLRVALRYGADTVMDLSTGGNIDEIREAIIANSPVPVGTVPIYQALQEVRSIENLTEQDILDMIEHQAQQGVDYMTIHAGVLREFLPLVNHRLMGIVSRGGSIMAEWMTVHGKQNPLYTNFDKICEIFKKYDVTFSLGDGLRPGCINDASDEAQFAELKVLGELTKKAWEHGVQVMIEGPGHVPMDQIEMNIKKEMELCHEAPFYVLGPLVTDIAPGYDHIASAIGAAMAGWYGASMLCYVTPKEHLGLPNAEDVKQGLIAYKIAAHAADLARHRPGAKEWDDAMSRARYEFDWEKQFELAIDPETARKYHDETLPQEGFKSAKFCSMCGPSFCAYRISQNVQEAVKEEEQQFLNINK; from the coding sequence ATGAGTAAATACAGAGTTAAAAGAAGCACAACCTATGGTAAAACTCAGATGGATTATGCAAGGGAGGGAGTTATAACTCCGGAAATGGAGTATGTAGCCCAGAGGGAACAACTCCCTGTAGAACTTGTTAGAGATGAAGTCGCAAGGGGAAGAATGGTAATCCCTGCTAATATAAACCATTACAGCCTTGAGCCTATGGCTATTGGTATCGCTGCCAAATGTAAAGTAAATGCAAATATTGGAAACTCTGCTGTTGTTTCTGACGTGGAAGGTGAACTGGAAAAACTTAGAGTTGCTCTTAGATACGGAGCTGACACGGTCATGGATTTATCAACAGGTGGAAATATAGATGAGATTAGGGAGGCAATTATTGCCAACTCTCCTGTTCCTGTGGGAACAGTTCCTATATATCAGGCTCTACAAGAAGTTCGTTCTATTGAAAATCTCACCGAACAGGATATCCTTGATATGATTGAGCATCAGGCTCAGCAAGGTGTTGATTATATGACAATCCATGCCGGAGTTTTAAGGGAGTTTCTACCACTGGTTAATCACAGGCTTATGGGAATTGTTTCACGTGGTGGTTCAATAATGGCAGAATGGATGACTGTTCATGGAAAACAAAATCCACTTTATACAAACTTTGATAAGATCTGTGAAATATTCAAAAAGTATGACGTAACATTCTCCCTTGGGGATGGACTTAGACCTGGATGTATAAATGATGCTTCTGATGAGGCACAATTTGCAGAGCTTAAGGTTCTTGGGGAGCTTACCAAAAAGGCGTGGGAGCATGGTGTTCAGGTTATGATAGAAGGTCCCGGACACGTTCCAATGGACCAGATTGAGATGAATATCAAGAAAGAGATGGAGCTCTGCCATGAAGCACCCTTCTATGTATTGGGACCACTGGTAACGGATATTGCTCCTGGATATGACCATATTGCATCTGCGATTGGTGCAGCTATGGCAGGATGGTATGGTGCATCAATGCTCTGTTATGTAACACCAAAAGAGCATCTTGGTCTTCCTAATGCAGAAGATGTTAAACAGGGGCTTATTGCTTATAAAATAGCAGCACATGCAGCAGACCTTGCAAGACACAGACCCGGTGCAAAAGAGTGGGATGATGCAATGTCCAGAGCAAGATATGAATTTGACTGGGAAAAGCAGTTTGAGCTGGCAATAGACCCTGAAACAGCAAGAAAATACCATGATGAAACACTTCCACAGGAAGGATTTAAATCAGCCAAGTTCTGTTCTATGTGTGGACCATCTTTCTGTGCTTACAGAATTTCTCAGAATGTTCAGGAGGCTGTTAAAGAGGAAGAGCAGCAATTTTTAAACATAAATAAATAA
- a CDS encoding lysylphosphatidylglycerol synthase transmembrane domain-containing protein: protein MKKKAIKIFELFVSIAISAGFIYLFYRVIGFDKFVQFFKEINPANIIIAFILYIGSYLTRAFRWKLTLSINQFKKLFKITAFNTVFNIFMPFRTGELSFFYMLKKENIPISESAVSFVSVRIFDALSLFAVFGMSFFLFKGMPLLAILTIILMPLAAFVLKFLVSFIKHEKIKAFHDTKLTPKNIMVLYVLSVLTFILKFTAFYLVLPSGVDLSFVEAFFAASAGDLTTILPIHGLAGIGTYEGGYAGLLILFGIDKETALLASVFVHLFMLMGAAVIAAFCYLFLRD from the coding sequence TTGAAGAAAAAAGCCATTAAGATATTTGAGCTATTTGTTTCCATAGCTATATCTGCAGGTTTTATATACCTGTTTTACCGGGTAATAGGTTTTGATAAATTTGTGCAGTTTTTTAAAGAGATAAACCCTGCAAATATTATTATCGCCTTTATCCTTTATATTGGTTCATATTTGACAAGGGCTTTCAGGTGGAAACTTACATTATCCATAAACCAGTTTAAAAAACTCTTCAAAATTACTGCTTTTAATACGGTATTTAATATTTTTATGCCATTCAGGACAGGAGAATTATCTTTTTTTTATATGCTTAAAAAGGAAAATATTCCTATATCGGAAAGTGCTGTTAGTTTTGTTTCTGTGAGAATATTTGATGCACTTTCTCTTTTTGCTGTGTTCGGAATGTCTTTTTTTCTTTTTAAAGGGATGCCTTTGCTGGCTATTCTTACGATTATATTAATGCCTTTAGCCGCATTTGTGCTTAAGTTTCTGGTTTCATTTATAAAACATGAAAAAATAAAGGCGTTTCATGATACAAAATTGACTCCCAAAAATATAATGGTGTTGTATGTTCTTTCTGTTTTAACATTTATTCTTAAATTTACAGCCTTTTATCTTGTTTTACCTTCAGGAGTAGATTTGTCCTTTGTTGAAGCATTTTTTGCAGCTTCTGCAGGGGATTTGACAACTATACTCCCAATTCATGGATTGGCTGGAATAGGAACTTATGAAGGTGGTTATGCAGGGCTTTTAATATTATTTGGAATTGATAAAGAAACAGCTTTATTGGCTTCTGTATTTGTCCACCTGTTTATGCTGATGGGTGCGGCAGTTATAGCTGCGTTTTGTTATTTATTTTTGAGGGATTGA
- a CDS encoding glycosyltransferase family 2 protein has translation MEKVELSVVIPIYNEEENLPILYDKLKKVLDSLGKSYEIIFVNDGSTDRSWEIIKELSEKDPHVVGVNFRKNFGQTAAMSAGFETARGDIIITMDGDLQNDPEDIPKLLEVLNQGYDIVSGWRKDRKDAFISRTLPSRIANWLISKVTGVHLHDYGCSLKAYRAEVAKNLDFYGEMHRFLPALSKAIGAKVTEIPVKHHPRIYGKSKYGISRTFKVLLDLILVKFLLDYRTKPLRILGGWGAVLLLIGAVILLYLVGLKLFTGADIGNRPLLIFGTLFFLSGIQLISTGIVAELITRTYYESQGKRPYIIKEIIRDKKLEVVNRGLVEEKSH, from the coding sequence ATGGAAAAGGTAGAATTATCAGTTGTTATCCCTATTTATAATGAAGAAGAAAACCTTCCTATTTTGTATGACAAACTAAAAAAGGTTCTTGATAGCCTTGGAAAAAGCTATGAAATTATTTTTGTAAATGATGGTTCTACAGATAGGTCATGGGAAATTATAAAAGAGTTATCAGAAAAAGACCCTCATGTTGTTGGGGTTAATTTCAGGAAGAATTTTGGGCAGACTGCGGCAATGTCTGCAGGCTTTGAAACAGCCAGAGGAGATATTATCATAACAATGGATGGTGACCTTCAAAATGACCCTGAAGATATTCCTAAACTCTTAGAAGTGCTTAATCAGGGATATGATATTGTAAGCGGATGGAGAAAGGACAGAAAAGATGCATTTATAAGCAGGACTCTTCCATCCAGAATAGCAAACTGGCTTATATCAAAGGTTACTGGTGTTCATCTCCATGACTATGGATGCTCTCTTAAGGCTTATAGGGCTGAAGTTGCTAAAAATCTGGATTTTTATGGAGAGATGCACAGATTCTTGCCTGCTTTATCAAAGGCAATTGGTGCAAAGGTAACAGAAATTCCTGTTAAACATCACCCGAGAATATATGGAAAATCAAAGTATGGGATATCAAGAACGTTTAAGGTTTTACTGGATTTAATACTTGTTAAGTTCTTACTGGATTATAGAACAAAACCTTTAAGAATTTTAGGTGGATGGGGTGCTGTTTTACTCCTGATTGGTGCTGTTATTCTGCTTTATCTTGTAGGGCTAAAACTGTTTACCGGTGCAGACATTGGAAATAGGCCACTGCTAATATTTGGAACATTATTTTTCCTTTCTGGAATACAGCTTATTTCAACAGGTATAGTCGCTGAGCTTATAACAAGAACCTATTACGAATCACAGGGCAAGCGACCTTATATAATCAAGGAAATCATAAGAGATAAAAAGCTTGAAGTGGTAAACAGAGGGCTTGTTGAAGAAAAAAGCCATTAA
- a CDS encoding sigma-54 dependent transcriptional regulator has product MKAFIFDDERTIRNVLKKVLQKEGIEAKAFETGSNALQLIKEENPDIVFLDISLPDANGIEILKSIVSLENRPYVVMISGHDEYNYLIEAMKLGAYDYIPKPFDIEKIRKVVQEIKKISPAETTVQQPEIDIVGKSPQMQEIFKLIGRASASNQPVLITGESGTGKEVVAQLIHRHSSRAEAPFIAINCAAIPAGLIESELFGYERGAFTGADRKKTGKFEAANGGTLFLDEISELPLEAQGKLLRALQEMEITPVGSNKSIKVDVRVIAATNKDLVKMVASGKFREDLFYRLSVIEINLPPLRERKEDIPELVELFTKQALKTHRLKKGGFTEDAIDMLMNYDFPGNIRELKNLVNKLIVIYRERPITADIVRKYIYPQETTTTDWQEGIRKEVKQMLENEKKNIYVKLIEKAETIIIEEVLKYTNGNISEAAKYLGIHRNTIHKKIEELNINKGKVRK; this is encoded by the coding sequence ATGAAGGCTTTTATTTTTGATGACGAGAGAACCATAAGAAATGTTTTAAAAAAAGTTTTGCAAAAGGAAGGAATTGAAGCAAAAGCGTTTGAAACAGGTAGTAATGCATTACAGCTTATTAAGGAAGAAAATCCTGATATTGTTTTTCTTGATATTTCTCTCCCTGATGCAAATGGTATAGAGATTCTTAAATCAATAGTTTCCCTTGAAAACAGACCCTATGTTGTAATGATTTCTGGTCATGATGAGTATAATTACCTGATTGAAGCAATGAAATTAGGTGCCTACGACTATATACCAAAACCATTTGATATAGAAAAGATTAGGAAAGTAGTTCAGGAAATCAAAAAAATTTCCCCTGCAGAAACCACTGTCCAACAACCTGAAATAGACATTGTCGGTAAAAGCCCTCAAATGCAGGAAATTTTTAAGCTAATAGGAAGAGCAAGTGCAAGTAATCAGCCTGTTTTAATAACAGGGGAAAGTGGAACAGGTAAAGAGGTCGTAGCACAGCTTATACATAGACACAGCAGCAGAGCAGAAGCTCCTTTTATAGCCATTAACTGTGCAGCAATACCTGCAGGGCTTATAGAAAGTGAGCTTTTTGGATACGAAAGAGGAGCATTCACAGGAGCAGACAGAAAAAAAACAGGAAAATTTGAAGCGGCAAATGGGGGAACATTGTTTTTAGATGAGATAAGCGAACTACCCCTTGAAGCACAGGGAAAATTGCTTAGGGCACTGCAGGAAATGGAAATAACTCCAGTAGGTTCAAACAAAAGTATAAAGGTAGATGTAAGGGTTATTGCAGCTACTAATAAAGACCTTGTTAAAATGGTGGCCTCAGGAAAATTCAGGGAAGATCTTTTTTACAGATTATCTGTAATAGAGATAAATCTTCCACCTTTAAGGGAAAGAAAAGAAGATATACCTGAACTTGTTGAGTTATTTACAAAACAGGCACTTAAAACTCACAGACTTAAAAAAGGTGGTTTTACAGAGGATGCCATTGATATGCTGATGAATTATGATTTTCCCGGAAATATAAGGGAACTAAAAAATCTTGTTAATAAACTAATAGTTATTTACAGAGAAAGACCTATTACAGCTGATATAGTGAGAAAATACATATATCCGCAGGAAACAACCACTACAGACTGGCAGGAAGGAATACGAAAAGAAGTAAAACAGATGTTGGAAAATGAGAAAAAGAATATTTATGTTAAGCTGATAGAAAAAGCCGAAACTATAATAATTGAGGAAGTTTTGAAGTATACTAATGGGAATATTTCAGAAGCTGCAAAATATCTTGGAATTCATAGAAATACAATCCACAAAAAAATCGAAGAATTAAACATAAACAAGGGGAAGGTGAGAAAATGA